The genomic region CGTTGGTGCTCGACGGATTGCTCGGTAACACAAAGGAACTGACCCGCCGAGCGGGTGCGGGCCTGCGCGCCCGCGGCAGTGTCCCCCGCCTCGCCCACCTCTAACTTTTCCGCGAGCGTGCGTGTCTGCACACGACACGCCGCGGATTTTCCGACATTTGCGCACGCTCGCGGCTCGGCCACCGAGGAGTTATCCACAGGCTGACCGATTTGTGTGCTGAGGGGCACCGTCGCCGGATCGACGATGGTCGCTATGAATCCGGCACTGCAGCGACTGTTCGAGGCGCAGAGTGGCGTCGCGACGAGCGGTCAGATTTTGGCGGTCGCGTCCCGCTACGAGTTCGAGGCGGTCCTCAAGACGCAGCATCTGGAACGACTCTGGCACGGCGTGTACGTGCTCGGCGAACCGACGGATGACGCCCGCCTGCGCGGCCTGGACCTGCTCTGTGGCACACCGGTGCCGGTCTGCCTGTCCACCGCCGCCGCACTGTTCGGCTTCGACACCGAGCAACCCGCCGACCTGCACGTGCTCAACCCGCCGGGTCATCAACTCCGCAACACCGACGGCCTGGTCGTGCATCGCAGAGAGGGCGCACCACTGGTTCTCGTCGACGGCCGACCGGCCACCGCACCGGACTGGACCGCGATCGAGGTCGCACGAGCACTGTGGCGACCGCGCGCGCTGGCGACGCTCGACGCCGCGCTGCGCTCCGGCACCTGCACACTCACCGAACTCTGCCGTGCCGCAACGCAACAGCGCGGTCGACGCGGCATCGTCGCGGTGCGCGACCTACTTGCGCTGGCCGACGCGCGCGCCGAGTCGCCGATGGAGAGCGAGGCCCGGCTGGTGATGATCGACGGCGGCCTGCCCCACCCCGAATTGCAGTACGAGATCGTCGACGGCAACGGCGAACTCCGTCGGCTGGACTTCGCCTGGCCCGAGTTCCGCGTCGCGGTCGAGTACGACGGAGTCGACTGGCACAACGATCCCGAGGCCGTGCGCAACGACCGTCGTCGCCGCCTCGCCCTGCAGGACGTCGGGTGGACCGTCATCTCGATCACGTTCGAGGACGTGCGGCGCCGGGCGTGGGATTTCGTGGCGCGGGTGCGTCGCGAACTCAACGAGGCTCAGGCGGCGTGAGCGTGCGCAAATGCCGGAATTTCCGCGGCGTGTCGTGAGCAGACACGCACGCTCGCGGACGGAGGTTATTTGATGTTGGCTTTCATCTCGTCGAGGTTCACCAGCACCGGCCAGCCGCCGACGCTCAGCGCGTTGCCGTGGCCGGTCTGGTGGATGTCGAACACCGACTGGATGGCGGCGTAGAAGCCCTGTACGTCGAGCGTCTGGTTGACCGCCCGTTTGGCCTGCCGCAGCGCGAACGGCGGCATCTTGGCGATCTGCTCGGCCAGCGCGCGGGTCTCGGCATCCAACTGGTCGCGCGGCACCACCTTGTTGACCATCCCGGTGGCGGCCACCTCGTCGGCGGTCATCGCCCGCCCCGTGAACAGGATCTCCTTGGCCTTGCGCGGACCGAGTTCCCAGGTGTGGCCGTGGTATTCGACCCCGCCGATGCCCATCAGCACCACTGGGTCGGAGAACAGCGCGTCGTCTGCGGCGACGATCAGGTCGCACGGCCAGCACAGCAGCAGGCCCCCGGAGATACACCGGCCCTGGACCGCCGCGATCGACGGCTTCGGCACGTTGCGCCAGCGCAATGTGTACTCGAGATAGCGTTTGGCCTCGTGCTGGATGATGAAGTCCAGCGTGATCTTGTCGGGCACCGGCCCGCCCCCGCGCAGGTCGTGGCCCGCCGAGAAGTGCTTGCCGTTGGCCCGCAGGATGATCACCGACACCTCGTTGTCCTCGGCGGCGCGCGTCCAGGCGGCGTCGAGTTCGTCGAGTAGCTCGGTGTTCTGCGCGTTCGCGGCCTCGGGCCGGTTCAGCGTGATGGTGGCGATGCGGTCGGAGACCTCGTATTCGATGTACATGTGCGGTCCTCCTGGTCGGGGCGTGCCGCGGCAAGCCCGAGCGCCGGCCCCCGCCGGATCAAATTTTTGGTAAGAGCTACTGTTATCTCCAAAATGAGAATACTATTCTCGTCGTGAGAAAGTTACAATCTCCGACACGTCGGCCGCGAGGGGGTCCAGGACCGCAATGGCGAGACGTTCTCCGGTACAGTCAATTCATGTTCTCCCCACTCGGCCAGCATCTGAGCCTCCGGTGACGAGCCCAAGCGAGGAACCCGCCTGGAAGCAGCGCGCGGTCGAGCGGTCGATCAAAACAGCCAAGCTGCGGGCCGCTCAGCGTGTGCAGCGCTTCCTGGACGCGGCACAGGCGATCATCATCGAGAAGGGCAGCACGGACTTCACGGTCCAGGAGGTCGTGGACCGCTCGCGCCAGTCGCTGCGCAGCTTCTACCTGCAGTTCGACGGTAAACACGAACTGCTGCTGGCCCTGTTCGAGGACGCGCTGAGCAAGTCCGCGGACCAGATCCGGGCGGCCACCACCACCGAGGACGAGCCCATCGAGCGGCTCAAGGTCGCCGTTCAACTGCTCTTCGAGTCGTCCCGGCCGGACCCGACCGCCAAGCGGCCGCTGTTCACCGATTTCGCACCGCGACTGCTGCTGTCGCATCCCGCCGAGGTCAGGATCGCGCACGCCCCGCTGCTGGCGCTGCTCACCGAGCTGATGGAGGAGTGTGCGGCCGCCGGCCAGCTGCGCGAGGGCATCAACCCCAAGCGGATGGCCGCGATGACCATGCAGACGGTGATGTTCGTCGCCCAGTCCAACGGCGGCGAGGACGGCACCACCAAGCCGATCACCGCCGACGAGGTCTGGGACTTCGTCTCGCACGGCTTCGCCAAGTAATCCGCCAAGTAATCCGCCGAGTTACCGGCCCAGGTGGCCCGGAGAACGGCGTTCTCCCATCTGTCGGGAGAATTGCGTTCTCGTAACCAAGATCACTGCCGCGCGCCGTCGAGTGCGCCGTCATGAGAATCTGATTCTCGTAGTTCAAGAGTCAAAATTGTCGGATTTGAATCCCTTATTGACACCCCTCCGTGGCTAGTGCCAGAGTTGTGAGACAAAAGCCAGCCGCATGTCTTACAGGCTCCCAGCGAGAGGCGACCGGTGACGATCAGCGCTGACCACACACCGTCAGACGTCGAGTTGTACTACGACCCGTACGACATCGAACTGAACATGAACCCCTACGCGGTCTTCGCCCGCATCCGCGAGGAAGCGCCGCTGTACTACAACGACAAGCACGACTTCTACGCACTGAGCCGCTTCGACGACGTCAACAAGGCGGTCATCGACCACGAGACGTTTATCTCCAGCCGCGGCGCCGTCCTGGAGATCATCAAGTCCGGCATGGAGATTCCGCCCGGCACGCTGATCTTCGAGGACCCGCCGATC from Mycolicibacterium phlei harbors:
- a CDS encoding TetR/AcrR family transcriptional regulator, with translation MARRSPVQSIHVLPTRPASEPPVTSPSEEPAWKQRAVERSIKTAKLRAAQRVQRFLDAAQAIIIEKGSTDFTVQEVVDRSRQSLRSFYLQFDGKHELLLALFEDALSKSADQIRAATTTEDEPIERLKVAVQLLFESSRPDPTAKRPLFTDFAPRLLLSHPAEVRIAHAPLLALLTELMEECAAAGQLREGINPKRMAAMTMQTVMFVAQSNGGEDGTTKPITADEVWDFVSHGFAK
- a CDS encoding enoyl-CoA hydratase — its product is MYIEYEVSDRIATITLNRPEAANAQNTELLDELDAAWTRAAEDNEVSVIILRANGKHFSAGHDLRGGGPVPDKITLDFIIQHEAKRYLEYTLRWRNVPKPSIAAVQGRCISGGLLLCWPCDLIVAADDALFSDPVVLMGIGGVEYHGHTWELGPRKAKEILFTGRAMTADEVAATGMVNKVVPRDQLDAETRALAEQIAKMPPFALRQAKRAVNQTLDVQGFYAAIQSVFDIHQTGHGNALSVGGWPVLVNLDEMKANIK